One segment of Daphnia magna isolate NIES linkage group LG2, ASM2063170v1.1, whole genome shotgun sequence DNA contains the following:
- the LOC116917634 gene encoding H(+)/Cl(-) exchange transporter 4 isoform X1 — MENTPLKTNRMPYFNRYQAMGRQDLEETQRLRRESESSDNQEHDCISLDIQRHPERTNMPSPVMGESEDIPGLGQYDDFQTIDWQRDLARDRMRHRYIVKHKKDSVWDFIKAAHDAWSGWMCLFLVGLVAGTVASIVDIGTTWMTDLKYGICPGAFWLDREQCCWSSNQTAFGLDNCSQWLTWPRLVGVTDESAGGYIIAYISYVLWALSFASLAAILVRMFAPYASGGAIPEIKTILSGFIIRGFLGKWTLLVKSIGIMLSAAAGLSLGKEGPMVHITVCIGNILSYLFPKYGRNEAKKREILSAAAASGVSVAFGAPIGGVLFSLEEVSYYFPMKTLWRSFFCALIAAFVVRSIDPYGNEHSVLFYVEYSKPWIFFELLPFILLGAIGGLIGTVFIRANIWWSRYRKQSRIGQYPVTEVFVVTLINAVVSYPNPYTRMSSTRLIYLLFSQCGVANTDYLCDYNRNYTNVNGAIESAAAGTGVYTALALLFLALAFKIVMTIFTIGIKVPAGLYIPSLCMGAIVGRIVGIAMEQWAYHYPQFWAFRGECSTGDDCITPGLYAMVGAAAVLGGVTRMTVALVVIMFELTGGVRYIVPLMAAAMASKWVGDAFGKDGIYDAHIALNGYPFLDNKEEFDCTTIAADVMQPRGKAPLTVLTQDSMTLREVVSILENTKHNAFPVVISRESHFLVGCVLRRDLLLAIGSVRRKQDDISDDSLVIFNGTLQGNASASSPVKLRRILDLAPITVTDHTPMETVIDMFRKLGLRHVLVTHNGRLLGIMTKKDVMLHMSHHQRTIPSVFH; from the exons ATGGAAAATACTCCTTTAAAGACCAACCGCATGCCTTACTTCAATCGATACCAGGCCATGGGTAGACAA GATCTTGAAGAGACTCAGAGACTAAGAAGAGAGTCAGagagctcagataaccaggaGCATGACTGCATCAGTCTAGATATTCAAAGACATCCTGAACGAACCAACATGCCTTCTCCTG TAATGGGAGAAAGTGAAGATATTCCTGGACTGGGCCAATATGATGACTTTCAGACCATAGACTGGCAAAGAGATCTGGCCAGGGATCGTATGAGACATCGATACATAGTGAAACATAAGAAAGATTCAGTGTGGGATTTCATAAAAGCCGCTCATGATGCCTGGTCAGGGTGGATGTGTCTGTTTCTTGTTGGTTTGGTTGCTG GAACGGTTGCAAGTATAGTTGATATCGGAACAACGTGGATGACCGATTTGAAATATGGAATCTGTCCCGGCGCTTTTTGGCTGGATAGAGAACAATGCTGTTGGTCTTCCAATCAAACGGCTTTTGGCCTTGATAACTGCTCACAG TGGTTGACGTGGCCCAGGCTTGTGGGAGTCACTGACGAAAGTGCAGGTGGTTATATCATCGCCTATATTTCGTACGTGCTGTGGGCATTGAGTTTTGCCTCACTTGCCGCCATTCTTGTCCGTATGTTTGCGCCCTATGCCTCAGGTGGTGCCATTCCCGAG ATCAAAACGATCTTGAGTGGCTTCATCATCCGCGGCTTTTTAGGGAAATGGACGTTACTTGTCAAGTCTATCGGCATTATGCTGTCAGCTGCAGCCGGTCTTAGTCTCGGGAAAGAAGGACCTATGGTTCACATCACTGTTTGCATTG GCAACATTCTCTCCTACCTCTTCCCAAAATATGGGCGAAACGAAGCAAAGAAGCGAGAAATTTTATCGGCTGCAGCAGCGTCTGGTGTATCAGTCGCTTTCGGTGCACCAATCGGAGGCGTGCTTTTCAGCTTGGAAGAA GTCAGCTACTATTTTCCCATGAAAACTTTGTGGCGCTCGTTTTTTTGCGCTCTGATTGCTGCCTTCGTCGTCCGCTCTATTGATCCTTACGGCAATGAGCATTCGGTCCTTTTCTACGTGGAATACAGCAAACCGTGGATCTTCTTCGAGCTGCTTCCGTTTATCCTTCTCGGAGCAATTGGG GGTTTAATTGGAACCGTGTTCATCCGAGCAAACATTTGGTGGTCGAGATATCGTAAACAGTCACGCATCGGACAATACCCGGTTACTGAGGTCTTCGTTGTGACGCTTATCAACGCTGTGGTTTCCTATCCCAACCCGTACACCCGTATGAGTTCCACGAGGCTGATTTACCTTCTTTTCAGTCAATGCGGAGTAGCCAACACTGACTATCTGTG TGATTACAATCGAAATTACACCAATGTTAACGGAGCTATCGAGAGCGCAGCTGCCGGTACAGGTGTCTACACTGCCCTGGCTCTTCTCTTCCTGGCGCTAGCCTTCAAGATTGTCATGACCATTTTCACCATAGGCATCAAAGTACCCGCTGGATTGTATATTCCGTCACTCTGCATGGGGGCGATTGTTGGACGGATTGTTGGCATTGCAATGGAGCAGTGGGCATA CCATTATCCTCAGTTCTGGGCCTTCAGGGGTGAATGTTCTACCGGAGATGATTGTATCACTCCCGGATTGTATGCGATGGTGGGAGCGGCTGCCGTTCTCGGCGGAGTAACTCGAATGACGG tgGCTCTCGTGGTTATTATGTTTGAACTCACCGGAGGCGTTAGATATATTGTCCCACTGATGGCGGCAGCTATGGCCAGTAAATGGGTGGGTGATGCTTTCGGTAAGGATGGCATTTACGATGCACACATCGCTTTGAATGGATACCCTTTCCTGGATAATAAAGAAGAATTTGATTGCACTACCATCGCAGCCGACGTGATGCAGCCTCG GGGAAAAGCTCCATTGACGGTCTTAACTCAAGATTCTATGACACTGCGCGAAGTAGTGAGCATTTTGGAAAACACGAAACACAATGCTTTTCCAGTCGTTATTTCCCGCGAGTCCCATTTTTTGGTCGGCTGTGTTTTGCGACGAGATCTTCTTTTAGCCATAG GGAGCGTGCGTCGCAAACAAGACGATATCAGTGACGATTCACTGGTGATCTTCAACGGCACTCTTCAAGGCAATGCCTCGGCATCGTCACCAGTGAAATTACGTCGCATTTTAGATCTGGCCCCCATCACTGTCACTGATCATACGCCCATGGAAACTGTCATCGACATGTTCAGGAAATTGGGACTTAGACATGTTCTAGTCACTCATAATGG ACGGTTATTGGGCATCATGACCAAGAAGGACGTTATGCTCCACATGTCACATCATCAGAGAACTATACCATCTGTGTTCCATTGA
- the LOC116917634 gene encoding H(+)/Cl(-) exchange transporter 3 isoform X2 — MPSPVMGESEDIPGLGQYDDFQTIDWQRDLARDRMRHRYIVKHKKDSVWDFIKAAHDAWSGWMCLFLVGLVAGTVASIVDIGTTWMTDLKYGICPGAFWLDREQCCWSSNQTAFGLDNCSQWLTWPRLVGVTDESAGGYIIAYISYVLWALSFASLAAILVRMFAPYASGGAIPEIKTILSGFIIRGFLGKWTLLVKSIGIMLSAAAGLSLGKEGPMVHITVCIGNILSYLFPKYGRNEAKKREILSAAAASGVSVAFGAPIGGVLFSLEEVSYYFPMKTLWRSFFCALIAAFVVRSIDPYGNEHSVLFYVEYSKPWIFFELLPFILLGAIGGLIGTVFIRANIWWSRYRKQSRIGQYPVTEVFVVTLINAVVSYPNPYTRMSSTRLIYLLFSQCGVANTDYLCDYNRNYTNVNGAIESAAAGTGVYTALALLFLALAFKIVMTIFTIGIKVPAGLYIPSLCMGAIVGRIVGIAMEQWAYHYPQFWAFRGECSTGDDCITPGLYAMVGAAAVLGGVTRMTVALVVIMFELTGGVRYIVPLMAAAMASKWVGDAFGKDGIYDAHIALNGYPFLDNKEEFDCTTIAADVMQPRGKAPLTVLTQDSMTLREVVSILENTKHNAFPVVISRESHFLVGCVLRRDLLLAIGSVRRKQDDISDDSLVIFNGTLQGNASASSPVKLRRILDLAPITVTDHTPMETVIDMFRKLGLRHVLVTHNGRLLGIMTKKDVMLHMSHHQRTIPSVFH, encoded by the exons ATGCCTTCTCCTG TAATGGGAGAAAGTGAAGATATTCCTGGACTGGGCCAATATGATGACTTTCAGACCATAGACTGGCAAAGAGATCTGGCCAGGGATCGTATGAGACATCGATACATAGTGAAACATAAGAAAGATTCAGTGTGGGATTTCATAAAAGCCGCTCATGATGCCTGGTCAGGGTGGATGTGTCTGTTTCTTGTTGGTTTGGTTGCTG GAACGGTTGCAAGTATAGTTGATATCGGAACAACGTGGATGACCGATTTGAAATATGGAATCTGTCCCGGCGCTTTTTGGCTGGATAGAGAACAATGCTGTTGGTCTTCCAATCAAACGGCTTTTGGCCTTGATAACTGCTCACAG TGGTTGACGTGGCCCAGGCTTGTGGGAGTCACTGACGAAAGTGCAGGTGGTTATATCATCGCCTATATTTCGTACGTGCTGTGGGCATTGAGTTTTGCCTCACTTGCCGCCATTCTTGTCCGTATGTTTGCGCCCTATGCCTCAGGTGGTGCCATTCCCGAG ATCAAAACGATCTTGAGTGGCTTCATCATCCGCGGCTTTTTAGGGAAATGGACGTTACTTGTCAAGTCTATCGGCATTATGCTGTCAGCTGCAGCCGGTCTTAGTCTCGGGAAAGAAGGACCTATGGTTCACATCACTGTTTGCATTG GCAACATTCTCTCCTACCTCTTCCCAAAATATGGGCGAAACGAAGCAAAGAAGCGAGAAATTTTATCGGCTGCAGCAGCGTCTGGTGTATCAGTCGCTTTCGGTGCACCAATCGGAGGCGTGCTTTTCAGCTTGGAAGAA GTCAGCTACTATTTTCCCATGAAAACTTTGTGGCGCTCGTTTTTTTGCGCTCTGATTGCTGCCTTCGTCGTCCGCTCTATTGATCCTTACGGCAATGAGCATTCGGTCCTTTTCTACGTGGAATACAGCAAACCGTGGATCTTCTTCGAGCTGCTTCCGTTTATCCTTCTCGGAGCAATTGGG GGTTTAATTGGAACCGTGTTCATCCGAGCAAACATTTGGTGGTCGAGATATCGTAAACAGTCACGCATCGGACAATACCCGGTTACTGAGGTCTTCGTTGTGACGCTTATCAACGCTGTGGTTTCCTATCCCAACCCGTACACCCGTATGAGTTCCACGAGGCTGATTTACCTTCTTTTCAGTCAATGCGGAGTAGCCAACACTGACTATCTGTG TGATTACAATCGAAATTACACCAATGTTAACGGAGCTATCGAGAGCGCAGCTGCCGGTACAGGTGTCTACACTGCCCTGGCTCTTCTCTTCCTGGCGCTAGCCTTCAAGATTGTCATGACCATTTTCACCATAGGCATCAAAGTACCCGCTGGATTGTATATTCCGTCACTCTGCATGGGGGCGATTGTTGGACGGATTGTTGGCATTGCAATGGAGCAGTGGGCATA CCATTATCCTCAGTTCTGGGCCTTCAGGGGTGAATGTTCTACCGGAGATGATTGTATCACTCCCGGATTGTATGCGATGGTGGGAGCGGCTGCCGTTCTCGGCGGAGTAACTCGAATGACGG tgGCTCTCGTGGTTATTATGTTTGAACTCACCGGAGGCGTTAGATATATTGTCCCACTGATGGCGGCAGCTATGGCCAGTAAATGGGTGGGTGATGCTTTCGGTAAGGATGGCATTTACGATGCACACATCGCTTTGAATGGATACCCTTTCCTGGATAATAAAGAAGAATTTGATTGCACTACCATCGCAGCCGACGTGATGCAGCCTCG GGGAAAAGCTCCATTGACGGTCTTAACTCAAGATTCTATGACACTGCGCGAAGTAGTGAGCATTTTGGAAAACACGAAACACAATGCTTTTCCAGTCGTTATTTCCCGCGAGTCCCATTTTTTGGTCGGCTGTGTTTTGCGACGAGATCTTCTTTTAGCCATAG GGAGCGTGCGTCGCAAACAAGACGATATCAGTGACGATTCACTGGTGATCTTCAACGGCACTCTTCAAGGCAATGCCTCGGCATCGTCACCAGTGAAATTACGTCGCATTTTAGATCTGGCCCCCATCACTGTCACTGATCATACGCCCATGGAAACTGTCATCGACATGTTCAGGAAATTGGGACTTAGACATGTTCTAGTCACTCATAATGG ACGGTTATTGGGCATCATGACCAAGAAGGACGTTATGCTCCACATGTCACATCATCAGAGAACTATACCATCTGTGTTCCATTGA